In one window of Pseudanabaena sp. BC1403 DNA:
- a CDS encoding HlyD family efflux transporter periplasmic adaptor subunit, which translates to MTNNNGNQPTPKLTKINPEDLVSNDGLEQPATAIAKKSNFDQPLALSQSPKWIPAILWTLVGSVSVAIIWASVAKIEESIPAQGKLEPQGAVKEVRIPANGLLKEVLIKDGQKVKEGEVLLRIDATVAKSQLESLQKLRKNLQQESQFYREVINGKAAEIDGAKVSVVPVEFFALARNREALMTEMQLYRMQVNGGGANLTGDQQDRLIASRAELGSRSQAAEANINQSLEQLNQTRINRASRANALAIDTKILNDLEIAVKEGAISRVQYLKQQQQVIATESEIRQLAREEMRIQAAIAEGQARLNNTFDITRKELTSQIADNTKRIAEIDSQFTKALVDNTKRLAEVEGQIKQAEVLLKNQELLAPASGTVFELKAGLGYVANPNAGEVVLKIVPDDLLVVKVFISNQDIGFVKEGMAVDVRIDSFPFTEFGDVKGKLISIGSDALPPDQTNPTYRFPAKVQLEKQFLETNGRRINLQSGMSLTANIKIRDRTIMSLFTDFLVSNTEKLKFVR; encoded by the coding sequence ATGACAAATAATAACGGCAATCAACCAACTCCAAAATTAACAAAGATCAATCCCGAAGATTTAGTCTCTAATGATGGTCTGGAGCAACCTGCGACGGCGATCGCAAAAAAAAGCAATTTCGATCAACCCTTAGCCTTGAGCCAGTCACCTAAATGGATTCCTGCGATTTTATGGACATTAGTTGGCTCGGTATCGGTGGCAATTATTTGGGCTTCAGTAGCGAAAATCGAAGAATCAATTCCTGCTCAGGGCAAACTCGAACCACAGGGAGCAGTTAAGGAAGTGCGTATTCCTGCTAATGGTCTACTTAAGGAGGTATTAATCAAAGATGGACAGAAAGTCAAGGAAGGCGAAGTATTATTGCGGATTGATGCAACTGTAGCGAAGTCTCAGCTTGAATCCTTGCAAAAACTCCGCAAAAATCTCCAGCAGGAAAGCCAGTTTTATCGAGAAGTTATCAATGGCAAAGCCGCAGAAATTGATGGAGCAAAAGTGAGTGTTGTCCCTGTGGAATTTTTTGCCCTAGCTCGAAATCGTGAAGCATTAATGACGGAAATGCAACTATATCGAATGCAAGTCAATGGTGGTGGCGCAAATCTGACAGGTGATCAACAGGATCGGCTGATTGCGTCAAGGGCAGAACTAGGCTCGCGATCGCAAGCGGCTGAGGCGAATATTAATCAGTCACTCGAACAATTAAATCAAACACGAATTAATCGCGCCAGCAGAGCAAATGCCTTGGCGATTGATACCAAAATTCTGAATGATCTAGAAATTGCCGTTAAAGAAGGAGCAATCTCCCGTGTTCAATACCTCAAACAACAACAACAGGTAATCGCTACGGAGTCAGAAATTCGGCAGTTAGCACGGGAGGAGATGAGGATTCAGGCTGCGATCGCGGAGGGACAAGCCCGACTGAATAATACCTTTGACATTACCCGCAAAGAGTTGACTAGCCAAATTGCCGACAATACAAAACGCATTGCTGAAATCGATAGTCAATTTACTAAAGCCTTGGTGGACAATACCAAGAGACTTGCAGAAGTAGAAGGTCAAATTAAACAAGCAGAAGTATTACTAAAAAACCAAGAACTCCTTGCCCCTGCATCAGGTACAGTATTTGAACTGAAAGCAGGGCTTGGCTATGTTGCTAACCCCAATGCTGGAGAAGTAGTGTTAAAAATTGTGCCTGACGATCTCCTCGTAGTGAAAGTATTTATTAGCAATCAAGACATTGGATTTGTCAAAGAAGGAATGGCTGTAGATGTCAGAATTGACTCTTTCCCTTTTACTGAGTTTGGTGATGTGAAGGGGAAATTAATCTCGATTGGTTCTGATGCTTTACCACCTGACCAAACCAATCCGACCTATCGATTTCCTGCAAAGGTGCAGCTTGAGAAACAATTCCTAGAGACTAATGGACGCAGAATTAATTTGCAGTCGGGAATGTCACTAACGGCAAATATCAAAATTCGCGATCGCACAATTATGAGTTTATTTACAGATTTCCTTGTCTCAAATACCGAAAAACTTAAATTTGTCCGTTAA